The window GAAGATGGAGAATTTTTTGAAATTTCATTGAATGAAATACGATATTATGATAAATATACTAATGGAACATTTATTGTTGATGAAAGTGATTTTGGTTCAATCGTTAACATTTTAATCCAAGAGGAGCGTGTATAACAATGAAATTTGAGCAATTATCTCAAACCGTAGAAGGGATGATTCCAGACTGGTTTAAACAATTTGTTGCTGTAGGGAATGATTTAATATGGTCTGAATTTTTAATAGGGCTATTGATTTTGGCTGGTCTGTATTTCACATTTTCATCTAATTTTGTTCAAATTAAATGGCTAAAACAAATGTTTGATGTGTTAGGTGACAAGGCTGAACTGTTGCCGAATGGCAAGAAAGGAATTTCTAGTTTCCAAGCCTTTGCGATCAGTGCTGCAGCAAGAGTTGGTACTGGGAATATTGCTGGTGTTGCAACGGCTATCGTATTAGGTGGACCTGGTGCTGTATTCTGGATGTGGGTTATTGCTTTCTTCGGTGCTGCAACAGCATTCTATGAAGCGACATTAGCTCAAGTCTATAAAGTGAAAGATGCTGATGGTGGATTTAGGGGTGGACCTGCATACTATATGCAACTCGGTTTAAATCAACGCTGGATGGGTGTTTTATTTGCAATTTTAATTAGTGTTACTTTTGCGTTTGTCTTTAATACAGTTCAATCGAATACGATTGCGGTAGCATTTGAAGAATCATTTGGTGTGAATCGCTTATTATCAGGTGTCATTATCGCAATCATCTCAGGAATTGTAATCTTTGGTGGTGTACGTTCAATTGCCAAGGTGACGCAAATGATCGTACCGATTATGGCAATCATATATATTATTGTTGTATTCATTATTTTAGTGATTAATTACGATCAAGTGATTCCAATGATTATGAAAATTTTTAACAATGCTTTCGGAATTAAAGAAGTCTTTGGTGGTGCTGTCGGTATGGCACTATTGAATGGAATTAAACGTGGACTATTCTCTAATGAAGCTGGGATGGGATCAGCACCGAATGCCGCTGCAACAGCGGCTGTAAGTCATCCAGTTAAACAAGGTCTAATACAATCACTTGGTGTTTATTTTGATACGATGCTGGTCTGTACTTCTACCGCAATTATGATTTTACTTTATACGGATTTAGAGTATGGTGAAGGGGCAATACAAGGTATTCAAGTAACTCAACAAGCGATGGATGCACAACTCGGTGGATTTGGACCATACTTTATTGCTGTTGCAATTACTTTATTTGCATTCTCTTCAATTTTAGGAAATTATTATTACGGTCAATCAAATATTGAGTTTATTACTGAGAATAAAATTGTTATGTTATTGTTTAGAGTACTTGTCGTATGTATGATTATTATTGGATCAGTGTTAGAAGTAGCAACTGTGTGGTCAACAGCTGACTTATTTATGGGACTCATGGCGATATTGAATATCGTTGCAATCATTGGATTAGCACATGTGGTTAATCAAGTGGCAAAAGACTACATTATTCAGCGTAAACAAGGGATTGATCCGATTTTCAAAACAGATAAAGTGAAAGCGGATTTAACAAATGTATCATCTTGGGGTGAACATCGTTATCAAGAAATAAAAAGTCATAAAGCAGAAATGAATGAAGATAATGGACACTAATGAACAATTTAGCGTGATAAAAGTGCTAAATAATAACGCGGTGATCGTTGATGATCAAGGAGATGAAGTCATTCTAATTCAAAAAGGGATCGGCTTCAACGTTAAAGTGAATGATATCATTTCACCGCCTGAAATTGATAAAATGTATCGGTTAAGTACTGTTAGAGATCGTCAACGGTATGAAAATTTAATGCAATTATCAAATGAATCGTTGAACCGCGTGATTATTGATGCGATAAATTATATTCAAACTCACCATAATCAACAAGTTGATGATCGCATTATATTAAGTTTAACGGATCATATTATATTTGCTTTAAAGCGGTTAGAAGATGGTTTAACGATTAGGAATCCATTTAGTAAAGAAATTGAATTGCTTTATCCAATGGAATTCAAAATTGCAAAGACTGTCATTGAAAAGTTGAATCAACAATTGAAAGTGAACTTTCCTGATGAAGAAGTTGGATTTATAACACTTCATATTCACTCTGCTATTAATCATTCGACGATTGGACAGATGCATCAAATTAACGAAGTCATACAGAAATCAATTCAAATTATTGAACATGATTTGCAGATTGAAATTGATAAAGATTCTTTAAGTTATGCACGGTTTGTAAGACATATTAGTTTTGTCGTTCAAAGAGTGCAAAATAACGAAGGTTATGAAAGAAGTAATCATTTAGAAAATGTATTGAAACAGCAATATCCTTTATGCTATAATATAGCTGTTAAGATAATGAAAGCGATACAAACGTTATTAAATAAAGAAGTTTATGCATCAGAGTTAGTCTATTTAACAATGCATATCCAACAATTTCATATGGACTCAACTTCCGTGTAACTAATTCGATTAGGCATAAGAATAGTGAGTGATTTTTAATCACCTTTTATTCTTATGCCTTTTTATTTTCATTATTCAAAATTATTTAATTTAGGAGGAATTATAATGTCAGCTTGGCAAAGTACGTTTGGTCTTTTGCAACGTATTGGTAAATCTTTAATGTTACCTGTTGCAATTTTACCTGCAGCAGGAATACTACTTGGTGTAGGAACTGCAATACAAACAGAGGCACTTACTGATATCCTACCATTTTTAACACATCCATGGATTGTCTTAATTGCGGATATGTTGGCAAGTGCCGGAGGAATTATTTTTGATAACTTAGCATTGCTTTTTGCGTTAGGGGTTGCGATTGGATTAAGTAAAGGTGATGGTGTAGCAGGAATCGCAGCATTTGTGGGCTATATGATTATGAATGTGACGATGGGAAAGGTATTAGGTATTACACCTGACCTTGTCAATGCAGATCATCCACAATATGCAACAGTACTTGGTGTACCGACACTTCAAACGGGTGTGTTCGGTGGTATTATTATTGGTATATTAGCAGCATGGAGTTATAGCAAATTTTATAATATTAATTTACCTCAGTTTTTAGGTTTCTTTGCAGGTAAACGATTTGTACCGATTGTGATGAGTGCAGTCGCATTTATATTAGGTATTTTGCTAGCGTTTATTTGGCCACCAATTCAAAGTGCGATGAATGCTGTATCAATTTGGTTAATGGAAGAGAATACGATGATTGCTGTATTTATGTTCGGTATGATTAAGCGATTACTCATACCATTTGGCCTACATCATATTTTCCATGCGCCATTTTGGTTTGAGTTTGGAACGTATACAAATGCAGCAGGTTCAATTGTTCGTGGTGATTTAAATATTTTCTTTGCACAATTAAAAGATAACGCAGATCTAACTGCAGGATACTTTATGCAAGGTGAATTCCCTGTTATGATGTTCGGTTTACCAGCGGCAGCATTAGCAATCTATCAAACAGCTAAACCTGAAAATAAAGCAAGAGTTGCTGGACTGATGGGATCAGCAGCATTGACTTCATTTTTAACAGGTATTACTGAACCAATGGAATTTGCTTTCTTATTTGCAGCACCAATTTTATTCTTCATTCATGCAGTTCTTGATGGATTAGCATTTTTAATTTTATATTTATTAGATTTACATTTAGGATACACATTCTCAGGTGGATTCATTGATTTCTTCCTATTCGGTATTATTCAAAATAGAACTGCTTGGTGGTGGGTGATCGTTGTCGGTATAATATATGCAATTATTTATTACGCTATCTTTAGATTCTTGATTACGAAAATGAACTTACCAACACCAGGTCGAGAAAGAGAAGATCAACATGCTTCATCTACCACTGCAGAAAAACTACCATTTGAAGTGTTAAGTGCATTCGGTGGTAAAGAGAACATTAAACATTTAGATGCATGTATTACAAGGTTACGTATTGAAGTAAAAGATAAATCATCAGTAGATACTACTCAATTAAAGCAACTTGGTGCTAGTGGCGTATTAGAAGTCGGTCAAAACATGCAAGCAATTTTCGGAACAAAAAGTGACCAACTAAAAAATGATATTGAGCGAATTATTTCTGGTGAATTAACAACTCCAGAAGAAGTTGATGTGGATGAATACAAAGATGAAAATCATGATACTTTAAATTCTCACAAAACTTCTCATGATACAAAATCATTGATTATTAAGTCACCTGTAGAAGGGTTAATGAAACCTTTAGCAGAAGTGCCTGATCAAGTCTTTAGTGAGAAAATGATGGGTGATGGTTTTGCGATTATCCCTGAATCTGAAAAGGTTATTGCACCATTTGATGGTACTGTTGCTACAGATTTTCCAACGCGTCATGCATTAGGTATTCAAAGTGATGAGCATAACATCGAAATGTTGATTCATGTTGGGATTGATACGGTGAAGATGAATGGTGAAGGTTTTGAAGTGAATGTTAAGACTGGTGACTCATTCAAAGCGGGCGATGTATTAATGACATTTGATATTGATCAAATTAATACTCAAGCAAAAGATATTATCACACCTGTCATATTTACAAATTTAGGACACAATAAGTTATCATTAAATTATTTAAATGAATCAGTGAAAACTTCTGATGATATTGCTGAAATTCATATTGAAGACTAGTTTTTAAATAAAAAATTTACACCTAATAAGTCATATAATATTGACTTATTAGGTGTTTTATTATGTTTAAATGATTAATCATAATGTTTGTGATAATATAAATGCAATACATTTTAAAGGATGATCTTTGTGACAGAATATAGACGATCAAATAAACAATATAAAACGAAGACAATCAAAAAAACTCGGGTAAAAAAAACACCCTTTATCATAATAGGTCTGTTGTTCTTATTGATTGCATTTATTATTTATAATGTCTCTTCTTATCGTGCAGGATTAGATGAAACTGATGATAAGCAAAGTGCTGTAAAACATAATATTCAGATGGATCAAAATAGTGATGGTAAAATGACAGTACTATTGATTGGTCATGACCGTGTGGTTGACAATGTAGCACGTGCAGATACGATTATGATTGGTCAATATGATTTTATTAATAAAAAAGCAAAAATCATGCCAATTATGCGTGATAGTGTGTTTGATATCCCAGGATATAGAGATTATAAAATTAATTCAGCATATAGCCTCGGTGGACCAGAACTGTTATCGGAAACGATTGAACATAATTTAAATATTCATATCGATCATTATGCTATTGTGAATTATAATGCATTTGAACATGTTGTGGATACAGTAGCGCCAAATGGAGTTCATATCAATGTCGAAAAGACAATGTCTAAAGGTATTGATATGACCCTTGAACAAGGAGATCAGCGTTTGAATGGGACTGAATTATTAAGGTATGCAAGGTTTAGACAAGATAGTGAAGGAGACTTTGGTCGTGTTAGACGTCAACAACAAGTACTATCTGCATTGAAAGATGAAGCGTTATCTTTCAATACAATTTTTAAGCTCCCTAAAACATTAGGTATTGCACGGGGTTATATAGACACAGATATGTCGAATTATGAAATGTCAAAAGCATTACTAAGTTTCATCGTAAGATCAGATAAAGATATTGATACTATGCAAATTCCGGTTGAGAATTCATATCAAATGATCGATCATCCAGAACTCGGTGCAGTGTTAGATATTGATGTAGAGATGAACAAACGAGCTGTAGATGAATTTTTAAATCGTGAGGATAACGGTGAAATAACAAGAAATAATAAAAAAAGGTGATTATTATGGATAAATTAACATTGATTCAACTTAAAGATAATGAATATTTCGATCAAATTAATTCTTATATTGATGCATTTAATCTATCTAAGGATCATATACACGGATCTGCTTCATTAAATAAATATGATGATTTAAATGGATGGTTACATGATATACAGCAAAATGGACATGAGGATAGTGTCCAAGATGGGTATGTACCAGCGTACCAGTTTCTTTTAATAAGAGAAGATGATAATAAACTAGTAGGAATGGCGAACTGCCGAGTGAGGTTAAATGAGCATTTAGAATATGTCGGAGGTCATATTGGTTATTCAATTCACCCTGATGAACGACAAAAAGGCTATGCGACACGTTTAATTCCTTTATGTTTTCCAATGTATAAAGCGTTATCCATTGATCATGTATTGATTACTTGTGATGAAGATAATATCGGAAGTAAGAAAGCTATCTTAAATAATGGTGGGAAGTATTTATCTACATATTATTATGATGAAGAGGGGCTAAATGTAGAGAGATACTTAGTACCGGTGATTGTTAATTGAATATGATCTGTAGTTGTCAGATTCCTCTTTTGTTCAACAAACTGGCAACTTAGACACATTCTAAGTTGCCAGTTTTTTTACTCTTCTTTATAATTGATATCAAATCATAAATTTTACAATGATTGTTTCGTTTTCGAGGTATTTAATGATTTAATATTTAATAAATTATTTGTTGCTTGTTCATAAATAGATTGTGGGAAATCATGTATTCTCATTAATTCTATTGCATTAGATGTATTTGTAACACCCTGTCTAATTTTATAATCAAATTTTACTTCGTTTTTTTCTATTAAGTGTTCTTTAAAATAATAGAACTGAAACTTGTCATTCAATAGTTCAGTCAGTTCAATGTCATGCGTTGCAGCACACAATGTGACGTGTGGTTGCTCATGGAAATATGAAAGTATCGCTTGTGCTGAAGAGATTCTTTCTATTGTATTAGTACCTCTTAATATTTCATCGATAAATATATATGCTTTCTTTACAGATGAAATATCATCAATTATTTCTCTAATAGATTTCACTTCACTAATGAAATAACTATCACCGTCCTCGATACTATCGGCTAAGTTCATTGATGTGAATACCGCACCCTTTGGATAGCTCATAGATTCACTTAATGAAGTGTGTAATCCTTCTGATAGTATAATATTCGTTGCGATCATTTTCATAAACGTTGACTTACCAGAAGCGTTAGAACCTGTTAGTAATACACTATTATCAAAAGTAAAGTTGTTTGGCACTGGATTTTGAAGTAAAGGATGTATTCCATTTTTGATGATTAAATGCTCACTGTCATGTGTTGGGATAGAGTAGGTATTCAATTGTTTTCTCCATAAAGCTACGGAGTAATTTAAATCATGTGTCGCGACATTCAACCAATGGTATTCATATTCATCTTTTGATTGTGAAAGCTGTGATGTTAAGTAATGGTATAAATGATAGTCTATGATGAATGCTTGTTTAATTGCATTCATCATCACAATACCGATGTTTCCTTCATTGTAATTATCATCGACCATAAAATAACTTAGCAATTTTATTCCTTTAATATTGTTTAGTTGCTTGTGATGATTCTTTGTTAATCGATCGATTTCAGTGGATGAATCGATCACTTTGATTGCATAAAATAAATCATTAAAGTGTTGTTTATGTGATGATAGAAAGAGTGTAGACTTTGATATATTTAACGTTAATGATGCGAGAATTCCGAATATCCCAATGTATGGATTAATAAAGAAGGCTCCAATGCTAATCAAAGGAATTAACGATAGTAATATGTATAATTTGTTGTATGGTGCATATTGAACCATTTTATCTTTTTGAAATATATATTTACTTGAGTCATTATTATCGCTTCGACCAAGTGTAGCAAGGATTGACGATAAACGATTTCGAAAAGATTGATCTTGTTCAATCTTTCCAATTAATTGTTCTTGTATCGTATGTTCATGTTGTACGTTTCGTAGTGCTGCGTATAAATATTGATCCCCGACAGAACTAAATGTATAGTTTATTCTTCTAAATATTGTGTCTAAGCTCAAATCTTTCCATGTAATTTGATCGACATAGAATTCGACATGCTCTTTTTTATAAAGAAAGTATTGATTGTATTTTACAGCGAAGACAAATAAATATCATTTTTATAACTTCTTAGATGAAGCTCGGTATAATTCTCTGTTTTCTCATAATCGATTCCTGTGTAGATTTATTTGCCTCGGCATTAGAAATAAAATAAAAAAGATTCCGGATTCTAAAAAAGGATTGCTATTGATGAGTACATTAGCAGTCCTTTATATTAAATATCTATTTAATTTTAATGCTTCTGATTTCATTTAATCCCTCTTCATACCAATCCATATAACCATATTCCTTTCCATAGATAATCTTTTCGAACGACCAGTATTTTTCTTTCATCATATATTTTTCCAAAACTGTCGGTATATCCTTATGTTTGTAATGGTTCAATATTTTTGATACGAATTCCATGCCGTACTCTTCATCATCTTCCATCAAACTTATAAAATCATTGTCGGGATCAGAAATAGCTGCATCTCCAAAATCGATTATTCCACAAATGGTATTTTTTTCGGTATCAAATAAAATATGATCGCTGCTGAAATCGTTATGAATAAGACAAGGATAGTATTTGAAGTAGATTTCGTTGTCTAGAATATCCCTGTAAAAATCATCCACTTTCTTCATCTGGTGACCCTTTAATTCCCTGGATAGTAACTTTTTGATTTTTTTATTATCTTCATTTATCTTCTCTCGAAAATCTAATACCAGATTACTTTTGAATCCAGAGATATTTATGCTGTGAAGTTCACTTAAAAATCGGGCCAGGTCCTTAGCTGCCTGATCTTGAGATTGCTTCGGCAGATTTTTGAGTAGAAGAGGTGTCAAAGGTACTCCTTTAATTTTTGTAAAACCTGCGAAAGACATTTGGCACATTTCTGATGGCATTCCTGTAAAAACCACCTCGGGAATGGGTAGTGATAATTCATTGTGGATTGTTTTGAGTACGGTTACTTCATTCAAGAGATTAATCGAAGCTCTTGAATGCTTTGGAAATTTAAAAATAAAATTCCCGTTTATTTCATATGCAATACAGTCATTGCCTTCTCCTGAAATCTCTATTGTATTGATAGTAAAATCAGGATATAACTGCTCTATTGCCTCTTCTACCTGGTCGAAAGTATAAGTTGTCATGTCTTCTCTACTCCCTTTAATCAAAAATCTGATTGACTGTAAATAAGAATTTAGCAATTATAGTTAATTCATTTTTGTTTCATGCTATTTCCATATAAAAATCTTGCATAACCTATCTCTGCTGCATTTTTCATAAATTCTGCATTTAGCCAAAGTGCAGTATCTGCTAAGTTCCTATCTTCTAATGGCCATTTTGCATGCTGATTCATTTGAAAGTCCGCGTCAGATAACTCACTTAATTTAGATACCCATTTCTCGTGCAGGGATTCTATGACTTCTTTAGCATTTTCTATACTACCCGGCCAGAGAACATCATCTTTTTTCATTGAGCCGCTTCCAAAGTTGTAATCTAATGCAGTTGACCACCAATATATGATATGCCACATTATCCAGGCTATACTCATCGGTCCCATCTCATAGCTCTCGCTTTCCGGCCAGTCTATGATCCATACCTCATTTTTCTTTCGTACCTGAAGACTTTCTGAGCTATATACCCAGTATGCTTCTGTATCCTCAAGATTTTCTATATCCTAAATTCCACGTGCATTTTTTATTAGCTTAAAAGAACACTATTTCACGAAGAATTTAAACTGATACTCCCACATTGTAACATTATTTACCACCACCTTTCAATCTTTTTCAATAAATTATTGATTGCAACTTTGGAGTAAAGATACTTATTAAACCCTGCAAGTTATCCACAGAGCAACACTCGATTTTCAAGATGATATCTTTATTATACCAGACATTTTTCATACACTTCCTTGTACGGATAGTTTTCTGACAAATTCATAATTACAGTTCTTGCGGTTTTAATGATTTTGGCTGCAAGAAATACATACTTCAAACGAAAGGTCTTTATTTGCTGTCTGTATTCTGAAGGCTCTAAGGAATCAATCTTGAACAACAAAAACAGGTTATATGAAAGCATCATCATTTGAAACACCGCTTCATTTGCCCAAAATGATTTAAGTAAAAGATGACCCACCGCCATGTCGTATTTGGCTTCTTTAATATAGTTCTCAGCATTGCCACGTTTTTCATAGGATATAACTACTTTTTCAGAAAGCAATGTAGTGTTTGTCACAAAGAAAAAGTATTCGTACTCAGAGCCTTCTAAAAGTGATATTTGTGCTCTTTCTTTTTCTGGTTTCAGTACGCGAGACACAACAAACCTTCTGTCTTTCTCCCAGTTATCTAATTTTGTAAACAGTTCTGTAGTTTCTCTGCCTTCTTCACCTTTAACGAATACAACCGATGAATTCGTTGCTTGGGATGCAAGCGTAGAATAACTTTTGGCTTTAATTAAATATTTGCAACCAAGAGATTCTATCGTTTCAATAATTTTTTCATCAAAGTAGCCACTATCCATTCGAAATAAAATCTCTAAATCATCTGTTTTGATGTTGGCTACTATTTCTTTGATCATTTCAGATGCACCGTTAGCTGTGTAAGTATTGCCACTTCTTACAAATCCGGTGACGTAGGCTTTTAATTCGTCGCAAAATGCAAACTGGATATTGTAGCATCGGTTTCCTAGTTTCTTGGGATTATATCCTTTTGATGC of the Abyssicoccus albus genome contains:
- a CDS encoding DinB family protein, with amino-acid sequence MENLEDTEAYWVYSSESLQVRKKNEVWIIDWPESESYEMGPMSIAWIMWHIIYWWSTALDYNFGSGSMKKDDVLWPGSIENAKEVIESLHEKWVSKLSELSDADFQMNQHAKWPLEDRNLADTALWLNAEFMKNAAEIGYARFLYGNSMKQK
- a CDS encoding alanine/glycine:cation symporter family protein, producing the protein MKFEQLSQTVEGMIPDWFKQFVAVGNDLIWSEFLIGLLILAGLYFTFSSNFVQIKWLKQMFDVLGDKAELLPNGKKGISSFQAFAISAAARVGTGNIAGVATAIVLGGPGAVFWMWVIAFFGAATAFYEATLAQVYKVKDADGGFRGGPAYYMQLGLNQRWMGVLFAILISVTFAFVFNTVQSNTIAVAFEESFGVNRLLSGVIIAIISGIVIFGGVRSIAKVTQMIVPIMAIIYIIVVFIILVINYDQVIPMIMKIFNNAFGIKEVFGGAVGMALLNGIKRGLFSNEAGMGSAPNAAATAAVSHPVKQGLIQSLGVYFDTMLVCTSTAIMILLYTDLEYGEGAIQGIQVTQQAMDAQLGGFGPYFIAVAITLFAFSSILGNYYYGQSNIEFITENKIVMLLFRVLVVCMIIIGSVLEVATVWSTADLFMGLMAILNIVAIIGLAHVVNQVAKDYIIQRKQGIDPIFKTDKVKADLTNVSSWGEHRYQEIKSHKAEMNEDNGH
- a CDS encoding MutS-related protein — protein: MSLDTIFRRINYTFSSVGDQYLYAALRNVQHEHTIQEQLIGKIEQDQSFRNRLSSILATLGRSDNNDSSKYIFQKDKMVQYAPYNKLYILLSLIPLISIGAFFINPYIGIFGILASLTLNISKSTLFLSSHKQHFNDLFYAIKVIDSSTEIDRLTKNHHKQLNNIKGIKLLSYFMVDDNYNEGNIGIVMMNAIKQAFIIDYHLYHYLTSQLSQSKDEYEYHWLNVATHDLNYSVALWRKQLNTYSIPTHDSEHLIIKNGIHPLLQNPVPNNFTFDNSVLLTGSNASGKSTFMKMIATNIILSEGLHTSLSESMSYPKGAVFTSMNLADSIEDGDSYFISEVKSIREIIDDISSVKKAYIFIDEILRGTNTIERISSAQAILSYFHEQPHVTLCAATHDIELTELLNDKFQFYYFKEHLIEKNEVKFDYKIRQGVTNTSNAIELMRIHDFPQSIYEQATNNLLNIKSLNTSKTKQSL
- a CDS encoding IS1380-like element ISEnca1 family transposase: MINKIDFTAKNLTSNAGLFLLLENAKSNEIFDLVEDDLVFDNDSTNKIKMNHIKTMICGHFIGIDKLERLKLLQNDPLVNEFDISVKEPETVSRFLGNFTFKTTQMFRDINFKVFKKLLTKSKLTSITIDIDSSVINVEGHQEGASKGYNPKKLGNRCYNIQFAFCDELKAYVTGFVRSGNTYTANGASEMIKEIVANIKTDDLEILFRMDSGYFDEKIIETIESLGCKYLIKAKSYSTLASQATNSSVVFVKGEEGRETTELFTKLDNWEKDRRFVVSRVLKPEKERAQISLLEGSEYEYFFFVTNTTLLSEKVVISYEKRGNAENYIKEAKYDMAVGHLLLKSFWANEAVFQMMMLSYNLFLLFKIDSLEPSEYRQQIKTFRLKYVFLAAKIIKTARTVIMNLSENYPYKEVYEKCLV
- the ptsG gene encoding glucose-specific PTS transporter subunit IIBC is translated as MSAWQSTFGLLQRIGKSLMLPVAILPAAGILLGVGTAIQTEALTDILPFLTHPWIVLIADMLASAGGIIFDNLALLFALGVAIGLSKGDGVAGIAAFVGYMIMNVTMGKVLGITPDLVNADHPQYATVLGVPTLQTGVFGGIIIGILAAWSYSKFYNINLPQFLGFFAGKRFVPIVMSAVAFILGILLAFIWPPIQSAMNAVSIWLMEENTMIAVFMFGMIKRLLIPFGLHHIFHAPFWFEFGTYTNAAGSIVRGDLNIFFAQLKDNADLTAGYFMQGEFPVMMFGLPAAALAIYQTAKPENKARVAGLMGSAALTSFLTGITEPMEFAFLFAAPILFFIHAVLDGLAFLILYLLDLHLGYTFSGGFIDFFLFGIIQNRTAWWWVIVVGIIYAIIYYAIFRFLITKMNLPTPGREREDQHASSTTAEKLPFEVLSAFGGKENIKHLDACITRLRIEVKDKSSVDTTQLKQLGASGVLEVGQNMQAIFGTKSDQLKNDIERIISGELTTPEEVDVDEYKDENHDTLNSHKTSHDTKSLIIKSPVEGLMKPLAEVPDQVFSEKMMGDGFAIIPESEKVIAPFDGTVATDFPTRHALGIQSDEHNIEMLIHVGIDTVKMNGEGFEVNVKTGDSFKAGDVLMTFDIDQINTQAKDIITPVIFTNLGHNKLSLNYLNESVKTSDDIAEIHIED
- the glcT gene encoding glucose PTS transporter transcription antiterminator GlcT; translated protein: MDTNEQFSVIKVLNNNAVIVDDQGDEVILIQKGIGFNVKVNDIISPPEIDKMYRLSTVRDRQRYENLMQLSNESLNRVIIDAINYIQTHHNQQVDDRIILSLTDHIIFALKRLEDGLTIRNPFSKEIELLYPMEFKIAKTVIEKLNQQLKVNFPDEEVGFITLHIHSAINHSTIGQMHQINEVIQKSIQIIEHDLQIEIDKDSLSYARFVRHISFVVQRVQNNEGYERSNHLENVLKQQYPLCYNIAVKIMKAIQTLLNKEVYASELVYLTMHIQQFHMDSTSV
- a CDS encoding LCP family protein; this translates as MTEYRRSNKQYKTKTIKKTRVKKTPFIIIGLLFLLIAFIIYNVSSYRAGLDETDDKQSAVKHNIQMDQNSDGKMTVLLIGHDRVVDNVARADTIMIGQYDFINKKAKIMPIMRDSVFDIPGYRDYKINSAYSLGGPELLSETIEHNLNIHIDHYAIVNYNAFEHVVDTVAPNGVHINVEKTMSKGIDMTLEQGDQRLNGTELLRYARFRQDSEGDFGRVRRQQQVLSALKDEALSFNTIFKLPKTLGIARGYIDTDMSNYEMSKALLSFIVRSDKDIDTMQIPVENSYQMIDHPELGAVLDIDVEMNKRAVDEFLNREDNGEITRNNKKR
- a CDS encoding aminoglycoside O-phosphotransferase APH(2'')-Ie; its protein translation is MTTYTFDQVEEAIEQLYPDFTINTIEISGEGNDCIAYEINGNFIFKFPKHSRASINLLNEVTVLKTIHNELSLPIPEVVFTGMPSEMCQMSFAGFTKIKGVPLTPLLLKNLPKQSQDQAAKDLARFLSELHSINISGFKSNLVLDFREKINEDNKKIKKLLSRELKGHQMKKVDDFYRDILDNEIYFKYYPCLIHNDFSSDHILFDTEKNTICGIIDFGDAAISDPDNDFISLMEDDEEYGMEFVSKILNHYKHKDIPTVLEKYMMKEKYWSFEKIIYGKEYGYMDWYEEGLNEIRSIKIK
- a CDS encoding GNAT family N-acetyltransferase — translated: MDKLTLIQLKDNEYFDQINSYIDAFNLSKDHIHGSASLNKYDDLNGWLHDIQQNGHEDSVQDGYVPAYQFLLIREDDNKLVGMANCRVRLNEHLEYVGGHIGYSIHPDERQKGYATRLIPLCFPMYKALSIDHVLITCDEDNIGSKKAILNNGGKYLSTYYYDEEGLNVERYLVPVIVN